The following are from one region of the Rhipicephalus microplus isolate Deutch F79 chromosome 1, USDA_Rmic, whole genome shotgun sequence genome:
- the LOC142804026 gene encoding uncharacterized protein LOC142804026, whose product MDNSKKRDFRARKFASKNKYQGRRRKPKRKAAVEECEPRATRPNQGSGDTAACGNFDEIDAAIKFISASEKKIEQFESERTKSVCGSVSGVFCDIGALTSMVSRAVCPTCHTAGLVVRDTASKRKGLSSFLELHCDNSECPESVISAAHSSRRVLPERQPTDAGDDRSYRSGSSRDSFALNLKVVVAARAIGIGHEQLSRFCAILGLPIPMHHKTFIAIGKKVHAAATKAVQDNLAKARMITKEKVDGADVAVMYDGTWQKRGHKSHNGIGTAVSVDTGLCLDFEVLSNYCLACSRHQDLGDEEEIWQAFHTPVCEKNTECSSHAMETEAALRIWGRTSSYTTPLRFTKFLSDGDSKAYTAVAEAKVYGEAVVDKEECTNHVAKRLGTALRKLPTRLPRGEKLTDGTIQKLQNYYRIAITNNRGDILKMHRAIWASYFHSSSSNTAGSHRYCPEGATSWCKHRRAEALGEAPPDHTPILTKAQGLAVLPIYKRLTDEKLLVRCIQGKTQNAAESLNSKIWLLCPKTKFASRTTVETAAAMAVLWFNKGHSSFEHVLEELGVVPPDQLITLGRSRDQRRIERMSACETAEARAHRRNVAKKARLDDSLLKRREGSTYGAGQF is encoded by the coding sequence atggataactcgaagaagcgagacttccgagcacgaaagtttgcaagcaagaacaagtaccaagggcgtcgacgtaaaccgaagcgcaaagcagcggtagaagaatgcgagccgcgggccactaggcctaatcaaggcagcggggatacggcggcttgcgggaactttgacgaaatcgacgccgcgatcaagttcatcagcgcatcagaaaaaaagattgaacagttcgaaagcgaaagaacgaagagtgtttgtggctctgtgagcggagtattttgtgacatcggcgcactgacatcgatggtaagccgtgctgtttgtccaacatgccacaccgctggactcgtcgttcgcgacaccgcaagtaaacgtaagggcctctcttcgttcctcgagctgcactgtgataacagtgagtgtcctgagtcagtgatttctgccgcgcatagttcgcggcgtgttctgccggaaagacagcccaccgatgccggtgatgaccggagctaccgaagcggcagctcgcgcgacagcTTCGCTCTCAATTTGAAGGTAGTTGTGGCTGCGCGTGCAATAGGCATTGGGcatgaacagctgtcgcgtttttgcgctattcttggactgccaatacctatgcatcataagacttttattgcaatcggcaaaaaagttcatgctgcagctaccaaagctgtgcaagacaacctggcgaaagcgcggatgataactaaagagaaagtggatggggctgatgttgctgtcatgtatgatggcacatggcaaaaaagagggcacaagagccacaatggcatcggcactgctgtgtctgtggacactggtttgtgcctagattttgaagtgctatcgaattactgccttgcctgtagccggcaccaggacttgggtgatgaggaagaaatatggcaagcattccacacacctgtctgcgaaaaaaatacagagtgctcctctcatgccatggagactgaggcagctttgcgcatatggggcaggacatcctcatacacaacaccattgcgcttcaccaagttcctcagtgatggggacagcaaagcttataccgctgtcgctgaggccaaggtatatggtgaagctgttgtggacaaggaggagtgcacaaaccatgtggccaagcgtctaggcactgcacttcggaaactgccaacaagacttccacgaggggaaaagctgacagatggcacaattcagaagctgcagaactattaccgtattgcaatcacaaacaacagaggtgatattctgaaaatgcatcgtgccatctgggcctcatatttccattcatcgtcgagcaacacagcaggcagccaccgatactgtccagaaggggcgacttcctggtgcaagcataggcgagctgaagcgcttggggaggccccacccgaccacacaccaatcttgaccaaggctcaaggattggctgtgcttcccatttacaagcggctcacagatgaaaagttgctggtgcgttgtatccaagggaagacccaaaacgctgcagaatctttgaacagcaaaatctggttgttgtgtccgaagactaagtttgcctcccggacaacagtggaaactgcagctgctatggccgtgttgtggttcaataaaggacattcaagctttgaacacgtgctagaggagcttggtgtagtcccaccagatcaactgatcaccctgggccgatcccgcgaccagaggagaatcgaaagaatgtctgcgtgtgaaacagccgaggcaagggcccatcggcggaacgtggcaaagaaagcgcgccttgatgactcccttctcaagcggcgagaaggatccacatatggagcaggacaattttag